In Phacochoerus africanus isolate WHEZ1 chromosome 1, ROS_Pafr_v1, whole genome shotgun sequence, the following are encoded in one genomic region:
- the DPPA2 gene encoding developmental pluripotency-associated protein 2 encodes MAYPNYEKNYFEGAIDEENVILTLVPVTEEIIEDHQMEPGVSSALEVKSTNDEVHPPETNKQFKASPKSCHKTIHPLPSILPPINQVNRNTLRNWCQQLNLSTSGQKIEVYMRLRTYAYSEKDQYIPETSWETRLQSASRKHKMVTKRPRVQNSKMSERGEKTNMVEVVTPAQEAMLAAWSRIASRAVHPKAVNLPPVPASVETFLPQASGVRWCVVHGRPCFADTEGWVRLQFHAGQAWVPHTPRKMISLFMLPACTFPSPDLEDNMLCPECAKRNKKIMKKLIAMRKRKKPSLNTPTSFPSDGPSGIPLLSIFTATTLIQAIFSSDLPALLLPTLIISYLMIIFKKQLPDHFPLFHWPPMVASFCGA; translated from the exons ATGGCATACCCAAATTATGAGAAG AATTATTTTGAAGGagcaatagatgaagaaaatgtgattcTTACATTGGTTCCAGTTACTGAGGAAATTATTGAAGACCATCAGATGGAACCAGGTGTTTCTTCAGCTTTGGAAGTCAAGAGTACAAATGATGAAG TTCATCCTCCTGAAACCAACAAACAGTTCAAAGCTAGCCCAAAATCATGTCATAAAACAATTCATCCTTTGCCGAGCATTTTGCCTCCAATTAATCAAGTGAATCGGAACACTTTGCGGAACTGGTGTCAACAACTTAACTTGAGTACCAGTGGCCAG aaAATAGAGGTTTATATGAGACTCCGGACATATGCTTATTCTGAAAAAGATCAG TATATTCCTGAAACATCATGGGAGACCAGATTGCAGTCAGCTTCAAGGAAACACAAGATGGTGACCAAGAGACCAAGAGTTCAGAATAGTAAGATGAGTGAGAGAGGGGAAAAGACCAACATGGTTGAAGTGGTAACTCCGGCTCAGGAGGCCATGTTGGCAGCATGGTCAAGAATTGCTTCAAGAGCCGTTCACCCTAAGGCTGTGAATTTACCTCCCGTTCCTGCTTCTGTTGAGACCTTTCTGCCACAAGCCTCTG GTGTCCGATGGTGTGTGGTCCACGGCAGACCGTGTTTTGCAGACACAGAAGGTTGGGTTCGCCTGCAGTTCCATGCAGGTCAGGCCTGGGTGCCTCATACCCCCAGGAAGATGATCTCTCTCTTCATGTTACCTGCCTGTACTTTCCCATCCCCAGACCTAGAAGATAATATGTTATGCCCTGAATGTGCTAAGAG gaataagaaaattatgaaaaaattaattgcaatgaggaagaggaaaaaacctAGTTTGAACACACCAACATCATTCCCTTCAGATGGACCAA GTGGAatccctcttctctccatcttcactGCCACTACACTAATCCAAGCCATCTTCTCATCTGATCTCCCTGCCTTACTCCTACCTACTCTGATCATCAGCTACCtgatgatcatttttaaaaaacaattacctGATCATTTCCCTCTTTTCCACTGGCCCCCAATGGTGGCGTCGTTTTGTGGGGCCTAA